One Pseudomonas abieticivorans genomic region harbors:
- the rsgA gene encoding small ribosomal subunit biogenesis GTPase RsgA, with protein sequence MAKRQLNRRQNWRIEKIQGERAARAAKRETQALETLEGGDLGPEQTGLVIAHFGVQVEVEAQDGELAGQVFRCHLRANLPALVTGDTVVWRAGNQGIGVIVAQLPRNTELCRPDSRGQLKPVAANVDLIVIVFAPMPEPHANLIDRYLVAAEHAGIHPLLLLNKADLIDEQNAPALNALLAVYRQLGYPLLEVSAHHGDGMEQLQKRLDGHISVFVGQSGVGKSSLVNSLLPEVQTRVGPLSELSGQGTHTTTTARLFHFPGGGELIDSPGIREFGLGHVSRADVEAGFIEFNDLIGTCRFRDCKHDREPGCALLKALEEGRVQQQRMNSYRSIIASLPQDTY encoded by the coding sequence ATGGCCAAACGCCAGCTCAACCGTCGTCAGAATTGGCGCATCGAAAAAATCCAGGGCGAACGCGCTGCCCGCGCCGCCAAACGCGAGACGCAGGCCCTGGAAACCCTGGAAGGCGGCGACCTGGGCCCTGAGCAAACAGGCCTGGTGATCGCGCACTTCGGCGTGCAAGTGGAGGTTGAGGCCCAGGACGGCGAACTGGCAGGCCAGGTATTCCGTTGCCATTTACGCGCTAACCTGCCCGCACTGGTGACCGGTGACACGGTGGTCTGGCGCGCAGGCAACCAGGGTATCGGGGTGATTGTCGCGCAACTGCCGCGCAACACCGAGCTGTGCCGCCCGGACAGCCGTGGCCAACTCAAGCCGGTGGCCGCCAACGTCGACCTGATCGTGATCGTGTTCGCGCCAATGCCCGAACCCCACGCCAACCTGATCGACCGTTACCTGGTAGCCGCCGAGCATGCTGGCATCCACCCCTTGTTGCTGCTGAACAAGGCCGACCTGATCGACGAGCAGAACGCCCCGGCCCTGAACGCCTTGCTGGCGGTGTACCGCCAGTTGGGTTACCCGTTGCTGGAAGTGTCGGCGCACCACGGCGACGGTATGGAGCAACTGCAGAAACGCCTGGACGGCCACATCAGTGTGTTCGTCGGCCAATCGGGCGTGGGCAAGTCGTCGCTGGTCAACAGCCTGCTGCCCGAAGTGCAGACCCGGGTCGGGCCGCTGTCTGAGCTGTCTGGCCAAGGCACGCACACCACCACCACTGCACGCCTGTTCCACTTCCCTGGCGGCGGCGAGTTGATCGACTCCCCGGGCATCCGCGAATTCGGCCTGGGCCACGTTAGCCGCGCCGATGTCGAGGCCGGCTTCATCGAGTTCAACGATTTGATCGGCACCTGCCGGTTCCGCGACTGCAAGCACGACCGCGAACCGGGCTGCGCCTTGCTCAAGGCCTTGGAAGAAGGCCGCGTGCAGCAGCAACGCATGAACAGCTACCGCTCGATCATCGCCAGCTTGCCGCAAGATACTTACTAG
- a CDS encoding TIR domain-containing protein, which translates to MTTYHLFISHSWNYSDAYDRLVNLLDLHPTFAFKNFSVPPHNPIIDAPTDEALERAIAAKIAPCSAVLIMAGMYAHYSTWINKEIAIARRFGKPIIAIKPFGAERISQAVRQAAHAECAWSTSGIVNAIKLHA; encoded by the coding sequence ATGACGACTTACCACCTGTTCATCAGCCACTCCTGGAATTACTCCGACGCTTACGATCGCCTGGTCAACCTGCTTGACCTGCACCCCACCTTTGCCTTCAAAAACTTCTCGGTGCCGCCGCACAACCCGATCATCGACGCCCCGACCGACGAGGCGCTGGAACGGGCGATCGCGGCCAAGATCGCACCCTGTTCGGCGGTGCTGATCATGGCTGGCATGTACGCCCATTACAGCACGTGGATCAACAAGGAAATCGCGATCGCGCGGCGGTTCGGCAAGCCGATCATCGCCATCAAACCCTTCGGCGCCGAGCGCATATCCCAAGCGGTGCGCCAGGCCGCCCACGCCGAGTGCGCCTGGAGCACCAGCGGCATTGTCAACGCCATCAAACTTCATGCGTGA
- a CDS encoding caspase family protein has translation MRKALFIGINNYKNITPLTGCNNDAIAMGSVLGRHASGSPNFKSRILTTAENDLSRNVLDGYIKELFSGDCDTALLYFAGHGHFDNDADEGLILPQDASNASDGIRISDILNLALKATDIKNKIIILDCCQAGAAGENRGLKGGVSAIGEGITILTACRKAQLAQERAGHGVFTSLLLQALHGGAANVLGAITPGSLYAFVDNALDTWEQRPVFKTNVARFISLRDVTPLVPVETLRKLPEWFPEAESVFELDPSFEPTQTKVFYPPNGEVFAQLQNCNRHSLVEPVNAEHMYFAAIHHTGCRLTALGAYYRDLASKGHF, from the coding sequence ATGCGCAAGGCTCTGTTTATCGGCATCAACAACTACAAAAACATTACGCCATTGACGGGTTGTAACAACGACGCCATCGCAATGGGCTCGGTACTGGGACGGCATGCCAGCGGCAGCCCGAACTTCAAGAGCAGGATTTTGACCACGGCGGAGAACGACCTTTCACGCAATGTGCTGGACGGCTACATCAAGGAGCTGTTCAGCGGCGATTGCGACACGGCGCTGCTGTATTTTGCAGGCCACGGCCACTTCGACAATGACGCCGACGAAGGCCTGATCCTGCCGCAGGATGCCAGCAACGCCAGCGACGGCATTCGCATCAGTGACATCTTGAACCTGGCCCTCAAGGCCACCGACATCAAAAACAAAATCATTATCCTGGACTGCTGCCAGGCGGGTGCAGCGGGTGAAAACCGTGGTTTGAAAGGCGGTGTCAGCGCGATTGGCGAGGGCATCACCATCCTCACCGCGTGCCGCAAGGCCCAACTGGCCCAGGAGCGGGCAGGCCACGGCGTATTCACCAGTTTACTGTTGCAAGCCTTGCACGGCGGCGCGGCCAATGTACTGGGCGCCATCACCCCGGGCAGCCTGTACGCCTTCGTCGACAACGCCTTGGACACCTGGGAGCAGCGCCCCGTGTTCAAGACCAACGTCGCACGGTTTATTTCACTTCGCGATGTAACCCCGCTGGTACCGGTTGAAACCCTGCGCAAGCTGCCCGAATGGTTTCCCGAGGCCGAGAGCGTGTTTGAGTTGGACCCAAGCTTCGAGCCTACCCAGACCAAGGTGTTCTACCCGCCCAACGGTGAAGTCTTCGCGCAGTTGCAAAACTGCAATCGCCACAGCCTGGTGGAGCCGGTGAACGCCGAACACATGTACTTCGCCGCCATACACCACACCGGCTGCCGCCTGACGGCGCTAGGTGCCTACTACCGCGACCTCGCCAGCAAGGGACATTTCTGA
- a CDS encoding toll/interleukin-1 receptor domain-containing protein, which yields MPVFISYRHTDRDLATRINNRLQQFNVQTYFDVLDAESQSTDNITEVITRNITECTHLLAVISYTTAQSWWVPFEIGEATISGRRISSFQVGHEALPLYLEKWPKMSNTLELDLFIEEYRRESSKRSIGMESMERATAGSAKGVGSADQFHKTLKERIRRGY from the coding sequence ATGCCAGTGTTTATCAGCTATCGCCACACCGACCGAGACCTTGCCACGCGCATCAATAACCGCCTGCAGCAATTCAATGTGCAGACCTATTTCGATGTACTGGATGCCGAGTCGCAAAGCACCGACAACATTACCGAGGTCATTACCCGCAACATCACCGAATGCACCCATTTGCTGGCAGTGATTTCCTACACGACCGCGCAGTCGTGGTGGGTGCCCTTCGAGATAGGCGAAGCGACCATCAGTGGCCGACGCATCAGCTCATTTCAGGTGGGGCACGAGGCGCTGCCGCTGTACCTGGAGAAATGGCCGAAGATGAGCAATACCCTGGAGCTGGATTTGTTCATCGAAGAATATCGACGCGAAAGCAGCAAGCGCTCGATCGGCATGGAGTCCATGGAACGGGCCACGGCGGGCAGCGCGAAAGGTGTCGGCAGCGCTGACCAGTTCCACAAGACACTCAAGGAGCGCATTCGCAGGGGGTATTGA
- the motB gene encoding flagellar motor protein MotB, translating into MENNQPIIIKRVKRFGGGHHGGAWKIAFADFATAMMAFFLVLWLLSTATPEQKLAIAGYFQDPVGFSESGSPYIIDMGGTPKLAPDKTLNPQIEEGPPKPESDSNKVTEDQADKVAEQVEHERLELLLQELQNKVDQNPQLQKFKDQILFEITQDGLRIQIMDAENRPMFDLGSARLQPYFEDILLAMADTIKAVPNKISVSGHTDAKPYAGQGDFGNWELSANRANAARRALVAGGYPDSQVARVVGYASSSLFDRKNPLNPVNRRIDIVVLTKKAQREIEGEQGAPDAPGAGKPAAPGAAAPAGKPGASTAAPVDPTAPMQPRELRQKLNIFEDGTLKMDEPGKQ; encoded by the coding sequence ATGGAAAATAATCAGCCGATAATCATCAAGCGCGTCAAGCGCTTTGGCGGCGGTCACCACGGCGGCGCCTGGAAGATTGCCTTCGCCGACTTTGCCACGGCGATGATGGCGTTCTTCCTGGTGCTGTGGCTGTTGTCTACCGCCACGCCCGAGCAAAAGCTGGCCATCGCCGGCTACTTCCAGGACCCTGTGGGGTTTTCTGAAAGTGGCTCGCCGTACATCATCGACATGGGCGGCACGCCCAAGCTTGCGCCCGACAAGACCCTGAATCCGCAAATCGAGGAAGGCCCGCCCAAGCCTGAGTCGGACAGCAACAAGGTCACCGAGGACCAGGCCGACAAGGTCGCCGAACAGGTCGAGCACGAGCGCCTGGAGTTGCTGTTGCAGGAGCTGCAGAACAAGGTCGACCAGAACCCGCAATTGCAGAAGTTCAAGGATCAGATCCTGTTCGAGATCACCCAGGACGGCTTGCGCATCCAGATCATGGACGCCGAGAACCGGCCGATGTTCGACCTGGGCAGTGCGCGCTTGCAGCCGTATTTCGAAGACATACTGCTGGCCATGGCCGACACGATCAAGGCCGTGCCAAACAAGATCAGTGTCAGCGGCCACACCGATGCCAAGCCGTACGCCGGCCAAGGTGACTTTGGTAACTGGGAGCTGTCGGCAAACCGTGCCAACGCGGCTCGCCGGGCACTGGTGGCCGGCGGATATCCTGATAGCCAAGTAGCGCGGGTGGTGGGTTATGCCTCTTCTTCGCTGTTTGATCGCAAGAACCCGCTGAACCCGGTCAACCGTCGCATCGATATCGTCGTTTTGACCAAGAAGGCCCAACGCGAGATCGAGGGCGAGCAGGGCGCGCCGGATGCACCAGGCGCAGGCAAACCCGCTGCCCCTGGCGCGGCGGCTCCAGCCGGCAAACCGGGTGCTTCAACGGCAGCGCCAGTGGACCCAACGGCGCCGATGCAGCCGCGGGAGTTGCGGCAAAAGCTGAACATCTTCGAGGACGGCACCTTGAAAATGGATGAGCCAGGGAAGCAGTGA
- the motA gene encoding flagellar motor stator protein MotA, translating to MAKIIGIIVVFASVLGGYVLSHGKIAALIQPFEVLIIGGAALGAFLQANPGYMTMHVLKKSLGMFKSRFSHAFYIEVLSLVYEILNKSRREGMMAIESDIEDASASPIFAKYPVILKDERMTAFICDYLRIMSTGNMAPHELEGLFDMELLSMKEELEHPSHAVTGVADGMPGFGIVAAVLGIVVTMASLGDGDKNAIGGHVGAALVGTFFGILAAYGFVGPLATALGHDAKEEVNVYEAIKASLVASASGMPPSLAVEFGRKVLYPAHRPSFAELEQAVRGR from the coding sequence ATGGCTAAAATTATCGGCATCATCGTCGTATTCGCGAGCGTGCTCGGCGGATACGTACTCTCCCACGGTAAAATCGCGGCGCTGATCCAGCCTTTCGAGGTGTTGATTATCGGCGGCGCGGCGCTGGGTGCGTTCCTGCAGGCCAACCCCGGCTACATGACCATGCACGTACTGAAAAAGTCGTTGGGCATGTTCAAGTCGCGGTTCTCTCACGCCTTTTATATCGAAGTGTTGAGCCTGGTCTACGAGATCCTCAATAAAAGCCGTCGTGAAGGCATGATGGCGATCGAGAGCGATATCGAGGACGCCTCGGCCAGCCCGATCTTCGCCAAATACCCGGTCATACTCAAGGATGAGCGCATGACCGCGTTCATCTGCGACTACCTGCGCATCATGTCCACCGGCAACATGGCCCCCCATGAGCTGGAAGGGCTGTTCGACATGGAGTTGCTGAGCATGAAGGAAGAGCTCGAGCACCCTTCCCATGCCGTGACCGGCGTGGCCGACGGCATGCCCGGCTTTGGTATCGTCGCGGCAGTTCTGGGTATCGTGGTGACCATGGCGTCCCTTGGCGATGGTGACAAGAACGCCATCGGCGGCCACGTCGGCGCGGCGCTAGTGGGTACCTTCTTCGGTATCCTCGCGGCCTACGGCTTTGTCGGCCCGCTGGCCACGGCGCTGGGCCACGATGCCAAGGAAGAAGTAAACGTGTACGAGGCCATCAAGGCCTCGCTGGTGGCCTCGGCCTCGGGCATGCCGCCTTCGTTGGCCGTCGAATTCGGTCGCAAGGTGCTGTACCCGGCCCACCGCCCCAGCTTTGCCGAGCTTGAGCAAGCGGTTCGCGGTCGCTGA
- a CDS encoding HDOD domain-containing protein yields the protein MPIEAIVPTQKPQSLEAWVKLLDGVRLPVPQASYDHVRATMADSRRSLRDIAEAMQNSPALVLSVIREANHHSHASLAEPAESLEIAINRLGLKRTEELLLRLPAVETSEIPMALRQLQLISQHAAQQANGLFAGRLARLWQEIHWGSLLFLSPLWPLAVTHPKLLEEWELRVVHKGEPACAVENELFGVRLLNICQTVAELWRLPAWVSHGYRLLLEEKRSLVGVLHIARDNEHRLRQQHKLDDDPALRRWLVQPANTVLLANGIALAAQQGWESPHMTRWQYLTSLYLQMPLQELQQQVHQQAAQSARNHAAPGLWHPAEALLWPWDSRKLHRGLLPAPPPSAESLTVWRKYCAELLVEPSRFNNAMHLTTYARDALLACGMQRVMMLMTDKAMTNLRVHQIGGLPPEAANLSLLISQSTVLQRLLAKPAQIRLTPANNAQFSALIPGNLRALFKGDHVLLRSLGSNGRVVMLVVADQGGGPFSEISVQAFGKTAQCIERALTSFTNRSA from the coding sequence ATGCCTATTGAAGCCATCGTGCCAACACAAAAACCGCAAAGCCTTGAAGCCTGGGTCAAATTGCTCGACGGCGTGCGCCTGCCCGTCCCGCAGGCCAGTTACGATCATGTACGTGCCACCATGGCCGATAGCCGTCGCTCGCTGCGTGATATCGCCGAAGCCATGCAGAACAGCCCGGCCCTGGTGCTGAGTGTGATCCGCGAGGCCAACCACCATAGCCATGCAAGCCTCGCGGAGCCCGCCGAAAGCCTGGAGATCGCGATCAACCGGCTGGGTCTCAAACGTACCGAAGAGTTGCTGCTGCGCCTACCGGCCGTCGAAACCAGCGAGATCCCGATGGCCTTGCGCCAACTGCAACTGATCAGCCAGCATGCCGCACAGCAGGCCAACGGGCTATTCGCCGGGCGCCTGGCGCGGCTATGGCAGGAAATTCACTGGGGCAGCCTGCTGTTCCTATCGCCGCTCTGGCCGCTGGCCGTGACACACCCCAAGCTGCTGGAAGAATGGGAGTTGCGGGTGGTGCACAAAGGCGAGCCCGCCTGCGCGGTGGAAAATGAACTGTTCGGCGTACGGCTGCTGAACATCTGCCAGACCGTGGCCGAGCTGTGGCGCTTGCCGGCCTGGGTAAGCCACGGCTATCGCCTGCTGCTGGAAGAGAAACGCTCACTGGTCGGGGTGCTGCATATTGCCCGCGACAATGAGCATCGTTTGCGCCAGCAACACAAGCTCGACGACGACCCGGCCTTGCGTCGCTGGCTGGTGCAACCGGCCAATACGGTCTTGCTGGCCAACGGTATTGCCCTCGCGGCCCAGCAAGGCTGGGAAAGCCCGCACATGACCCGCTGGCAGTACCTGACCAGCCTGTACCTGCAAATGCCCCTCCAAGAGCTGCAGCAGCAAGTGCACCAACAGGCCGCGCAAAGCGCGCGCAACCACGCCGCACCCGGCTTGTGGCACCCCGCCGAAGCGCTGTTGTGGCCGTGGGACTCGCGCAAGCTGCACCGCGGCCTGCTGCCCGCGCCGCCGCCTTCGGCCGAGTCGCTGACGGTGTGGCGCAAGTACTGCGCTGAACTGCTGGTGGAGCCGAGTCGCTTCAACAACGCCATGCACCTGACCACTTACGCCCGTGATGCCTTGCTGGCCTGCGGCATGCAGCGGGTGATGATGCTCATGACCGACAAGGCCATGACCAACCTGCGCGTGCACCAGATCGGCGGGTTACCCCCCGAAGCCGCCAACCTGAGCCTGCTGATCAGCCAGAGCACGGTACTGCAACGCCTGCTGGCCAAGCCCGCGCAGATACGCCTTACCCCCGCCAATAACGCACAGTTTTCCGCGCTGATCCCCGGCAACCTGCGAGCCCTGTTCAAGGGTGACCACGTGTTGCTGCGTTCCCTGGGCAGCAATGGTCGGGTGGTAATGTTGGTGGTGGCCGACCAGGGCGGCGGGCCGTTCTCGGAGATCAGCGTGCAGGCCTTCGGTAAAACCGCGCAATGCATTGAGCGCGCGCTGACCAGCTTTACCAACCGCAGCGCCTGA
- a CDS encoding rhodanese-like domain-containing protein — MADFSGLPLVIETGDLHARLDVPELILVDLTSPARYQAGHIPGAFFVDPKRTQLGQPPAPGLLPTQAALEALFGELGHDKDAVYVVYDDEGGGWAGRFIWLLDVIGHTKYHYVDGGLMAWQADGLALSTEVPAPVGGPVSLTLGEAPTATREYLQSRLGAADLAIWDARGPLEYSGEKVLAAKGGHIPGAVNFEWTAGMDKNRSLRIRQDMPQILQDLGITKDKEVITHCQTHHRSGFTYLVAKALGYPRVKGYAGSWGEWGNHPDTPVEV, encoded by the coding sequence ATGGCTGATTTTTCGGGCCTGCCCCTGGTGATTGAAACCGGGGACCTGCATGCGCGTCTCGACGTTCCAGAGTTGATCCTGGTCGACCTGACCAGCCCTGCCCGTTATCAAGCCGGGCATATCCCCGGGGCTTTCTTCGTCGACCCCAAGCGCACGCAACTGGGCCAACCACCGGCGCCCGGCCTGCTGCCGACCCAGGCAGCGCTTGAGGCGCTGTTCGGTGAATTGGGGCACGACAAGGATGCCGTCTATGTGGTGTACGACGATGAAGGCGGCGGCTGGGCTGGCCGGTTCATCTGGCTGCTGGACGTGATCGGCCACACCAAGTACCACTATGTCGACGGTGGCCTGATGGCCTGGCAAGCCGACGGGCTGGCGCTGTCCACCGAGGTGCCGGCACCGGTTGGCGGGCCCGTCTCGCTGACGCTCGGCGAAGCACCTACGGCTACCCGCGAATACCTGCAAAGCCGCCTGGGTGCCGCCGACCTGGCGATCTGGGATGCCCGCGGCCCGCTGGAATATTCCGGCGAGAAAGTGCTGGCAGCCAAGGGCGGCCACATTCCTGGCGCGGTCAATTTCGAATGGACTGCCGGCATGGACAAGAACCGCTCGCTGCGCATTCGCCAGGACATGCCACAAATCCTCCAGGACCTTGGCATCACCAAGGACAAGGAAGTGATCACACACTGCCAGACCCACCACCGTTCTGGCTTTACTTATCTGGTGGCCAAGGCGCTCGGTTACCCGCGCGTCAAGGGCTACGCCGGTTCATGGGGCGAGTGGGGCAACCACCCCGATACCCCGGTAGAAGTTTAA
- the asd gene encoding archaetidylserine decarboxylase (Phosphatidylserine decarboxylase is synthesized as a single chain precursor. Generation of the pyruvoyl active site from a Ser is coupled to cleavage of a Gly-Ser bond between the larger (beta) and smaller (alpha chains). It is an integral membrane protein.): MSMKSRLFILSQYLLPHHLLSRLAGCVAECRVRWFKNAFTAWFAKRYQVDMSQALVEDLTAYEHFNAFFTRALKPDARPLDPTPGAILSPADGAISQLGPIEHGRIFQAKGHSFSVVELLGGDPANAAPFMGGEFATVYLSPKDYHRVHMPLAGTLREMVYVPGRIFSVNQTTAENVPELFARNERVVCLFDTERGPMAVVLVGAMIVASVETVWAGLVTPPKRELKTVRYDEAARAPIHLEKGAELGRFKLGSTAIVLFGPEQIKWAHELSAGAPVRMGQRMGDANQA; this comes from the coding sequence ATCTCGATGAAATCCCGCTTGTTCATACTCAGCCAATACCTGCTGCCCCACCACCTGCTCTCGCGCCTGGCCGGCTGCGTGGCCGAGTGCCGCGTGCGCTGGTTCAAGAATGCCTTTACCGCCTGGTTCGCCAAGCGCTACCAGGTCGACATGTCCCAGGCACTGGTCGAAGACCTGACCGCCTACGAGCATTTCAATGCGTTCTTCACCCGCGCCCTAAAACCTGACGCACGCCCGCTGGACCCAACCCCTGGCGCGATCCTGAGCCCGGCCGACGGCGCCATCAGCCAGCTCGGCCCGATCGAACACGGTCGCATTTTCCAGGCCAAGGGCCACAGTTTCAGCGTGGTCGAACTGCTGGGCGGCGACCCGGCCAATGCCGCGCCGTTCATGGGCGGTGAATTCGCCACCGTCTACCTGTCGCCCAAGGACTACCACCGCGTGCACATGCCGCTGGCTGGCACCCTGCGCGAAATGGTCTACGTGCCAGGCCGTATTTTTTCGGTCAACCAGACCACCGCCGAAAATGTCCCGGAGCTGTTCGCCCGCAACGAGCGCGTGGTTTGCCTGTTCGACACCGAACGCGGCCCGATGGCCGTGGTACTGGTGGGCGCGATGATCGTAGCCTCGGTGGAAACCGTCTGGGCCGGGTTGGTCACGCCACCCAAGCGCGAACTCAAGACCGTGCGCTACGACGAGGCCGCACGCGCGCCCATCCATCTTGAAAAAGGCGCGGAGCTGGGCCGCTTCAAGTTGGGCTCCACGGCGATCGTGCTGTTTGGCCCCGAGCAGATCAAATGGGCCCATGAACTCAGCGCCGGTGCCCCGGTGCGCATGGGCCAGCGCATGGGCGACGCCAACCAGGCTTGA
- a CDS encoding molecular chaperone — protein MSSSSPHLLLRAPTPSQLSLTFCEATPRDMKRWIATLPKANLGETARQLYQGLLELNQLVTRSENRLQLLELLRPEVYYVCKHLERHFLNQSIVLDERARKVANLCQALQNHLAVGYKQIICRLSPKFSKDRAALLSMAIQRALHCLNGPLIRASLLYCPVPDGLWRELHQLYQVALHHQLQQQVVPDELASHARTLSIEQTYAAALLMGSSRCNQMRQGSIARLADVLESWGALVRVQAACDDNSLFAVAPAIDGPPRYKSLFVEAQATSLLGLDPSKLVQAIDSYLQLPAEQRSGSPLLVPQGFTIDLLQHLNAAWGDVAERTFHRAPGQGNLSVCIGMSALHYYLSGERSFSEVLRRPEVGSANFASPQARKDDSSTWALAFDAPQNSTQAHMLPYEEIQYHNEQGDGASSASNAQQDFPIHALNIINHSPGGYCLAWPKEVPAQLQAGEMLGIQDSPAQGWSIAVVRWIRQVRSGGTQMGIELVAPYAQPCGLQLLRNAQESSQYLRGLLLPEIRAIDIPASMIAPRLPFQEGNKVMINTKGEEKRASLGKRVSGTGSFNQFEYKTQEPLASKAVASGEQVAGENFDSLWGDL, from the coding sequence ATGTCCAGTTCCAGTCCCCACCTGTTGCTGCGCGCACCGACGCCGTCACAGTTGAGCCTGACGTTCTGCGAAGCCACCCCGCGCGACATGAAGCGCTGGATCGCCACGCTGCCCAAGGCCAACCTGGGGGAAACTGCGCGCCAGCTCTACCAAGGCCTGCTTGAACTGAACCAACTGGTCACCCGCAGCGAAAACCGCCTGCAGTTGCTGGAACTGTTGCGCCCCGAGGTGTACTACGTCTGCAAGCACCTGGAACGGCATTTCCTGAACCAGTCGATCGTGCTCGACGAACGTGCGCGCAAGGTCGCCAACCTGTGCCAGGCACTGCAAAATCACTTGGCGGTGGGCTACAAACAGATCATCTGCCGACTTTCGCCGAAGTTTTCCAAAGACCGCGCCGCGCTGTTGAGCATGGCGATCCAGCGTGCGCTGCATTGCCTCAACGGCCCGTTGATCCGCGCCAGCCTGCTCTACTGCCCGGTGCCTGACGGCCTGTGGCGCGAGCTGCATCAGTTGTATCAAGTCGCCCTGCACCACCAATTGCAACAACAGGTGGTACCCGACGAACTGGCCAGCCACGCGCGCACCCTGAGCATCGAGCAAACCTACGCCGCCGCCTTGTTAATGGGCAGTTCGCGCTGCAACCAGATGCGCCAAGGCTCGATCGCGCGCCTGGCCGACGTGCTCGAATCCTGGGGCGCGCTGGTGCGCGTGCAGGCGGCCTGCGACGATAACAGCCTGTTCGCCGTGGCGCCGGCCATCGACGGCCCACCACGCTACAAGTCGTTGTTTGTCGAAGCGCAGGCCACTTCGCTGCTGGGCCTAGACCCTTCGAAACTGGTGCAAGCCATTGACAGCTACCTGCAACTGCCTGCCGAGCAGCGCAGCGGCTCGCCGTTGCTGGTGCCCCAAGGCTTCACGATCGACCTGTTGCAGCACCTCAACGCCGCCTGGGGCGATGTGGCCGAACGCACCTTCCATCGCGCCCCCGGCCAGGGCAACCTGAGCGTGTGCATCGGCATGAGCGCGCTGCACTACTACCTGAGCGGCGAGCGTTCGTTCAGCGAAGTGCTCCGGCGCCCGGAAGTGGGTAGCGCCAACTTCGCCAGCCCTCAGGCGCGAAAGGATGACAGCAGCACCTGGGCGCTGGCCTTCGATGCGCCGCAAAACTCGACCCAGGCGCACATGCTGCCTTACGAGGAAATCCAGTATCACAACGAACAGGGCGACGGCGCATCCAGCGCCTCCAATGCCCAGCAGGACTTTCCGATCCACGCGCTCAACATCATCAACCACAGCCCCGGTGGTTACTGCCTGGCGTGGCCCAAGGAGGTGCCGGCACAGTTGCAAGCCGGCGAAATGCTCGGTATTCAGGACTCGCCCGCGCAGGGCTGGAGCATTGCCGTGGTGCGCTGGATTCGCCAAGTGCGCAGTGGCGGCACCCAGATGGGCATCGAACTGGTCGCCCCCTACGCCCAGCCGTGCGGGCTGCAACTGTTGCGCAACGCCCAGGAAAGCAGCCAATACCTACGCGGGTTGCTGCTACCGGAAATCCGCGCTATCGATATCCCCGCCTCGATGATTGCCCCGCGCCTGCCCTTTCAGGAAGGCAACAAGGTGATGATCAATACCAAGGGCGAAGAAAAACGCGCCAGCCTGGGCAAGCGTGTCAGTGGCACGGGCAGCTTCAACCAGTTCGAGTACAAGACCCAGGAGCCTTTGGCCAGCAAGGCGGTGGCCAGCGGCGAACAGGTCGCGGGCGAGAATTTCGATTCGTTGTGGGGCGATCTTTGA